Proteins encoded within one genomic window of Gallus gallus isolate bGalGal1 chromosome 1, bGalGal1.mat.broiler.GRCg7b, whole genome shotgun sequence:
- the APOLD1 gene encoding apolipoprotein L domain-containing protein 1, with translation MERNGTARPQTPDPTHHFHVALLDQRRRLRGHIAHLHKAARKINKLRKRSLIGNISGSSLTAVGAVTAIVGLSLSPATLGASLLASAVGLGLATAGGAVSITSDLSAVLCNSQEVKKVQEIAVTCRKQMREILGCLEFLRRGQGPGDPKLLQSEKRASISLYNSVCFMVFCGSHSFLVPEYTKEVTKVSQAMLKAKIQKLAANLEICTRAMDEVCELLESRTELSPRMRKLSLGARTTTETPRPSS, from the coding sequence ATGGAGAGGAACGGCACTGCCCGTCCCCAGACGCCAGACCCCACGCATCACTTCCACGTAGCGCTGCTGGATCAGCGACGGAGGCTGCGGGGTCACATTGCTCACCTTCACAAGGCAGCTCGTAAAATCAACAAGCTTCGCAAAAGATCCCTGATTGGCAACATCAGTGGGAGCTCACTGACTGCCGTGGGAGCAGTCACGGCCATCGTGGGGCTGTCCCTAAGCCCAGCTACACTGGGAGCCTCCCTCCTGGCATCAGCAGTGGGTTTGGGCTTGGCCACTGCAGGGGGGGCTGTCAGCATCACCTCCGatctctctgctgtgctctgcaacTCCCAGGAGGTGAAGAAGGTGCAGGAAATTGCAGTGACTTGTCGGAAACAGATGAGGGAAATCCTCGGCTGCCTGGAATTCCTCCGCCGTGGGCAGGGCCCAGGGGACCCCAAGCTTCTCCAGTCAGAGAAGAGAGCATCCATCTCCCTGTATAACTCCGTCTGCTTCATGGTCTTCTGTGGCTCCCACAGCTTCCTTGTGCCAGAATACACAAAAGAGGTCACAAAAGTGAGCCAGGCCATGCTGAAGGCCAAAATCCAGAAGCTGGCTGCCAACCTTGAGATCTGCACCAGGGCAATGGACGAAGTCTGTGAACTCCTTGAGTCCAGGACAGAGCTTTCCCCACGGATGAGGAAACTCAGCTTGGGGGCTAGAACCACTACTGAGACCCCAAGACCATCCAGCTGA